The sequence CGTTACTTTGGTTGATTTTGCGCTTCCGGTTTTGATCATCACTTTGGTAACTGTTTTTGGAAAAGCATTCAGTTCTTCAATTGGAGCTTTGCTTTCTGGCCAGCCCTTAAAACAATCGGTGCAAACTGGAATGAGTTTGGCACAAATTGGTGAATTCTCTTTTATTATTGCGACGCTCGGGATGTCGTTGAAAGTGACAAGTGACTTTTTGTACCCAATAATTGTGGCTGTTTCAGCTGTAACAACATTTACAACGCCATTTTTAATTAAATACTCTGAAACTTTTGCCTTGTTTTTAGAATCAAAAATGCCAAAGAGATGGGTTAAAAACATTAATCGCTACAGTATGAACGCGCAAGCGATTAAATCGGTTAGCACTTGGCAAATTGTTTTGAGAGCTTCTGTGACACAAATTATTCTTCATACCATCATCATTACGGCAATCATATTATTATCATCAAAATTTGTGGCTCCGTTAGTGGCTGATACACGATTTGGAAATACGCTTGCCGCCTTAATTACTTTGGTTATTATTGCTCCTTTTTTATGGGCGCTTTCTTTGCGAAGAGTAAAAGTTGATGAAGTCGAAATTTTATGGGAAGAGCGAAAATACCGTGGCGCACTTTTAATGCTGATTTTAATCAGAATGAGCCTTGGTCTGTTTTTCGTTGGATTTTTATTGAATATTTTCTTCTCGCCTTTGGTTGCTTTTGTCGCGTTGATAATTGCTATTTGCGCCTACCAGATTTTCCCAAAAAAATTAAACGAGCAATATCATAAAATTGAAAATCACTTTCTGAAAAATCTTAATGATCGTGAGAACAAAAAAATCGACAGACGTTATGCTAATTTAATGCCATGGGATGGTCACATGTCGTTTTTTGATATTGGAAAAGAATCAAACTTGGCCGGAAAAACACTTGAAGAATTAAAAATTCGAGAGCAACTCGGAATTAATATTGCTGAAATAAAACGAGGCGATATTACCATTCCAATCCCAACGAAAAATGAGCGTTTATTTCCTGGTGACGAAATTTGTGTAATTGGCACTGATGCTCAAGTTACAGAATTTGCCAAATATTTAAATCAAAACGAAATTGAGCCTCCAACAGAAGTTCAAGAATCTGAAATTGTACTACGTCAGTTAGAGGTTTCTCAGGAAGAATTTATTCAAAAGAGTATTGGTCAGTTTAGAGGAAAAACCGGCGGTTTAGTCGTTGGTATCGAACGAAACGGAAACCGAATCCTGAACCCAGAATCACCTATTATTTTACAGAAAAATGATATTATCTGGGTTGTTGGCGACAAGAAAAAAATGAATGAGTTGATGAAAAGAAGCTAAGATTCTGAGACACTGAGATTCTAAGTTTTTTTAATATAAAAAGCGCTAAGATTTCAATTCATGAAATCTTAGCGCTTTTTTATTTGACAGAAGCTCAAAAAGTGCTGAGAATAAAACTTAGAATCTCAGCATCTTAGCAACTAAGTATCTTACTTATTTATTCGGCTGTGGAGTCAATCTCAAATAAGGTTTGATTGGCGTGTGTCCTTTTGGGAATTTTGCTGGAATATCGCTATCTGGAATTGCCGGAGCAATTACAACATCTTCTCCATCTTTCCAGTTTGCTGGAGTGGCAACACTGTAATTTGCAGTCAATTGCAAACTGTCAATTACACGAAGCAATTCGTCAAAATTTCTTCCTGTTGAAGCTGGGTAAGTCAATGTCAGTTTGATTTTTTTATCAGCGCCAATCACGAAAACCGAACGAACTGTAAATTTATCGCTTGCATTTGGGTGAAGCATATCGTATAAAGTTGCGATTTTTTTATCTTCATCAGCAATAATCGGGAAATTGACTTCTGTATTTTGAGTTTCGTTGATGTCTTTAATCCATTCTTTATGAGATTCTAAACCATCTACACTCAAAGCAATAACCTTTGTATTTCTTTTTGTAAATTCAGGAAGGTAATTCGCCACAGTTCCCAATTCAGTTGTACAAACCGGAGTAAAATCTGCTGGATGCGAAAATAAAACGCCCCATGAATCTCCTAAATATTCATGAAAATTGATTGGTCCTTGTGTGGTTTCTGCATGAAAATCTGGAGCTACATCTCCTAATCTTAATGTTGACATAATTTATATTTTTTAGTTCCAATAAAATTAACCAAAAAATACATTGAGAAAACATCCAAAAGGTAAAAAAAAGTTAAAATTCTACCTTATCGATATAATTACTATTTTACCCTTAAATAAAACTAAGAATGAAGTACCAAAAAGCAAGTGTCACAAAAGAAATTGGAATACCAAAACCAATCATCATACTGCTTAATTTCGGCTTTAATCCGTAAGTTGAGGCCAAGATTGCGCCAGTAATCATTGGCGCCATTGCAGTTTCCATTATGGTAATTTTTATAACTTCCGAATGTTGATTAAAAACAAAAACGTACAACACAAAAAGTACAAAAGGAACCAAGAGCAATTTAAAGAAAAGCCCAAGTCGCAAAAATTTCCAATGCTGGCTTTTTCGATCAAAAGTCAATTGCAAACCAACAGAAAGCAATGCTAAAGGCGTTACCAAACTTCCAATTTTCAGCAATACCGTTTGAAAATTTTCATTTAAATTATAATCAAAAATATTCATCAAGCACGCCAAAACAAACATTAAAAAAGGCGGAAACAAAATAATCTTTTTGAAAATCCCCAAAGCATTCGGGCTTCCTTTAGAATAAAACGCAGCTGTAAAAACACCAAGCGTAGAAACTACTACAAAAGTTCCCGGCTGATCTACCAAAACAGCAGTTTCCAAACCTTTTTTTCCAAATAATGCTTCAATAATTGGGTACCCAAGAAAAGAACTGTTGCTTAATCCAGCGGTTAAAATCAAACAGCCAATTAGTTTGTTGGACCAACCATTTCTTCTTCCTAAAAAATAAAAAAAAATAAAAGCCAAGATATAAGTAATCCACCCCGCTCCTATTGGAAAAAGTAATTCACTACTCCATTTTATTTTTGGAATATGGTATAAAGTAATTGCAGGAAGACAAAAATAGATGACAATCTTATTAAGTGTCTTATAAATATGAGTAGGAAATTGTTTTACGTGTTGTAAAATCAAGCCCAATGAAAGAAATAAAAATATTAGAAGAAAGTTGTTCATATCATAAGATCGAGACAAAAATAGTTATTTCTCTTTAGTGAAAAGTAATTAGTAAAAAGTAATTAGCTCTTTTTTGCAAATCATAACCACTCGTTTTCTTTTGTTAAACTTATAACACTTTGACAAGAATAATTTGCTAGTCACTTTTCACTAATTACCATTCACTAATTACTTTTTACTAATTACTTTTTACTAATTACTTTTTACTAATTACTTTTTACTAATTACTTTTTACTAATTACTTTTTACTAATCACTATCCACTCATTTCCAAAAGTTAGTTAAAATTTATTTTTGTATTGAAAAACTCCTTACATTTGTAACATATTTTATTACAGTATGCTTTCAGGTAAATTTGCCATAACGATTCACATTCTTACTTTGCTACATAAATTCCCAAATGATTATTTGTCTTCGGAATATATTGCGGGAAGTATGAACCTCAACCCTGTTTTGGTTAGAAAAGAGATTGCAAACCTAAAAGCGCATCATATTGTAGAAAGTAAAGAAGGGAAAAATGGCGGTACAAAATTGGCGGTAGATGCTGCAAAACTGACATTAAAAGAGATTTTCGAAATGACTTTTGAAACTATTGGTTTAGGTTATGCCAAAAATCAGCCAAATCCTGATTGTCCTGTTGGAAAAAAAATCAATCAGAATCTGGATGCATTATATGCACAAATGAATCAGAAAGTCAGTGCGCAATTAGAAACTATCTCTTTGGAAGATTTTTCGAACCAATTTTGAAACTATTTTTTTGACTTAAACTGTAACATTTTTTATTACTAAATAAATTTATATATTATGAAAATCGCACTTATTGGAGCTACAGGATTTGTAGGCTCAGCAATTTTAAACGAATTGGCAAGCAGAAAACATGAAATTACTGCAATTGCAAGAACACCAAAAGATACTGACAATGCAAAATGGATTGCAGCAGATATTTTTAATGCAGATGCTTTGGCAGAAATTTTAAAAGGACATGATGTTATCATCAATGCTTATAATCCAGGCTGGACAAATACAAATTACACCGCTGATTTCGAAAACGGATCAAAATCGATTCAGGAAGCTGCAAAAAAATCAGGTGTAAAACGTTTCATCACAATTGGAGGCGCTGGAAGCTTATATGTAGCGCCGGGCGTGCAGGCAGTTGATACTCCAGAATTTCCAAAAGAATATTACACAGCGGCTTCCGCTGCAAGAGATTATCTAAATGTTATTAAGGAAGAAAAAGAATTAGATTGGGCATTTTTTAGTCCAGCTCTTGAAATGCATCAGGGAATTACAACTGGAAGAACTGGAAAATACCGTTTAGGTTTAGAAAACCCAGTTTTTAACGATGATCAAAGAAGCATCTTATCTGTAGAAGATTTGGCGGTTGCTATTGCTGATGAAACAGAAAATCCAAAACATCATCAAGTAAGGTTTACTGCGGGATATTAATTTTTACGTTACTAAGTTTTTTTAGCCACAAATTACACTAATTTTCACTAATTATTTTTTTAATGAATGCTCCATGTCATCCTGAGCGAAGTCGAAGGACGCGCAATTAGCTCGACAAAGATTGCCGATTTTGATTGTGGAGCTTCTATCGTGTCCTTCGACTTCGCTCAGGATGACAAAAATGCGGCAACAAATTAGTGGAAATTAGTGTAATTGCTTCGCCTGTTCGCTATCGCTCGGGTCGTGGCAAACTAAATTTTTTGAAACTGTTTTTGTTTTCAGTACTTTTACGATACTAAAAAAGTATTTTGTCAAGTTTAAAGAAACAATCGAGTAGCTTAACTGAAAAAGCTGGAATTTCATCCCCTGAAATCACCAGTGCTTCTGCTATAAATGAAATTAAAAACAAACGCAGACAACAACCTTCAGCTTCTGAATTAATATCTGGAATTCTATCTGGAAATCGCACAGCTCTCAGCAGAGCAATTACCCTTATCGAAAGCACCAATCCTGAACATTTAGAAAAAGCAAACGAAATCATAAATGGATGTTTGGCTCATGCCAATAAATCAATCCGAATTGGGATTACTGGCGTTCCTGGTGTTGGAAAAAGTACTTTTATCGAAGCTTTTGGAAACTTTCTTACTAGTATTGGCAAAAAGGTGGCAGTTTTGGCAGTTGATCCAAGCAGTTCCATTTCACATGGAAGTATTTTGGGCGATAAAACCCGAATGGAAGAATTGGTTAAAAATGAAAGTGCTTTTATCAGACCGAGCGCTTCTGGAGACACGCTAGGTGGTGTTGCGCGAAAAACCCGTGAGTCAATAATTTTATGTGAAGCAGCTGGTTTTGACACCATCATTATCGAGACTGTTGGTGTTGGACAAAGCGAAACTGCTGTTCACAGTATGGTTGATTTTTTTCTTTTATTAAAAATTTCTGGCGCGGGCGATGAACTTCAAGGCATTAAACGAGGTATTATGGAAATGGCAGATGCCATCGTAATTAATAAAGCAGACGGAGATAATATCAAAAAAGCCAATCAGGCGAAATTGGAATTCAATCGTGCTTTGCATTTATTTCAGCCCAAAAAATCAAATTGGCAACCAACAGTTACCACTTGCAGTGCCATTACAAAAGATGGAATTTCAGAAGTCTGGAACACGATTTCTGATTATTTCGAAATGACAAAAAAAACCGGATTCTTTCAAGAAAAACGACATGATCAAAATCAGTTTTGGATGATGGAAACGATCAATGAACAATTAAAATCAAATTTCTATAATCAACCAGAAATTATTTCGCTTTTAGAACAAAATAAAAAAGCAGTGCAAAATGATGAAATTTCACCTTTTGCTGCTGCTTCTCTTTTATTAAAATTTTATTTTAAAAAAGACACTAAGTAGCTAAGATGCTAAGCTTCTAAGTTTTTCAACATTGTCAGTTCGATCGAAGTCGAGAACCGACAAAGCATTTCGACTTCGCTCAATGTGACAAACCAAATAACTTATTAAATTAAAAACCTAGAGCCTTAGCAACTTAGAATCTTAGCGCCTTAATTTGTATTTGCTTTCTTTATACAAATTTCCTGCTGTAATAACGTGAGCCAAAGCGTCTTTGGCTAAATCTTCATTTAATTTTACAGGAATTAAAGTCGTATCATTTTTGATTTCAAACTGTAGTGGTTTCAAATTTGGTTGCATAATAACAACCTGATTCTCTACTCTAAATGCGTTGATATCATTAAACTGCATGATTGATCTTCCTTGTACTTTCGGATCTAATTTTGTTAGATTTCTTCCAACCATTGGCGTTTCAAATGGAAGTCCTAAATAACCCAATAATGTTGGTGGAATATCTATCTGGCTTGCTAATCGGTCGTAAACGGCACCTTTTGCAACTCCAGGTCCCATGATAAATGCCGGAATATGGAATTTATTAATCGGAACAAGGTTTTTGCCGTATGTTCTTGTATTGTGATCGGCGATTACAATGAAAATCGTGTTTTTAAAATACGCTTCCTTTTTGGCCATTTCGAAGAATTTCCCAATTGAAAAATCAGCATATTTCATAGCGTTATTTACTGTTGCCGGCTTTTTATCATACGGTTTTATTCTTCCTGCAGGATATTCAAAAGGTTCGTGATTTGAAGTCGAAAACATTAAAGAGAAAAACGGCTTGTCTCCTTTTGATTTAAAATATTGATTGGCTTTAGTCACCAAATCTTCGTCAGAATAGCCCCAAGTTCCTTTGAAAGCATATTTATTTCCATCTGACTCAAAATCAGTTTGATCAACAATATCACTGAAACCATTTCCATTAAAAAACGAAGCCATATTGTCAAAATTGGCCATTCCGCCATAAATAAAACTCGTGTCGTAACCTTTTTGTTTTAAGGCATCGGCAAGTGTAAAAAAGCCTTGTTGCGAATTTCCAAGTCTCACAACACTCTCTGACGGAGAAGGCAAAAATCCTGTCACAACTGCCTCGATTCCGCGAACACTTCTGGTTCCTGTACAATACAAATTAGTGAATAAAGTACCTTCTTTTGATAACTTATCAAATTCGGGAGTCAATGGTTTTCCTCCTAAAATCCCAACATATTCTGCTCCTAAACTTTCTTGCAGAAAAATCACCAAATTATATGGTTTTTGCCTAGCTGAATCCGGTTGCTGCACGTGAAGAAACGGAATTTCAGGATCTGTAAAATCTTTTGGTCCGGCAATCATATATTTTTTTACACGTTCAATTGCTTCGGCTTCATCCATTTTTCCGTACATTTTTGTGTTTGCTTCATTCTTGATCGAATAAGCCGCAAACGCAACAGTATAAAAAGAATTTAAACCTAAGGTATTTGTTAATTGATCTGTCGAAAAAACAGCGTTACTGGCGTTAATTGGTCGTTTTGAAGTCAAGCTTGAACGTGCTCCAAAAAACAATAAAAAAGCCAATACAGGAAAAACGATCAATTTAAATTTGTAATCTGCCGTTGCGGTATGAAAATATTTTTTTCCTTTTTTTAAAGCCAAATAAAGAACGGCTCCCAAAATTAAGAACGCTACAATAATTGAAGTCAAATAACTTTTTAAAAGCATTCCGACCACTTCTTTTGGATAAATAAGATAATCCAAGAAAATCTTATTCGGGCGTGTATCGTATTGCTTTACAAAATCTGGTGATGCGATTTCTACAAAAAGAATCAAAAAAAGAAATAGAAAACTGTAAATGACCAGAAAGTTATTTGTGAATTTGATTGATTTGTTTGGCAAAAAAGTAATTAAAACTGCTGGCAGAAATGACAAATAGCAAAGCAATATCATGTCCATTCGAAGACCGATTGGAAAAATATACCAGAAATTTGGCGTTTCGACTACTCTTTCCTTAAATAGGAAAAATAAAAACAAACGGCTTAAAGTTGTAATCAGCAACCCAAATAGTATAAAATTAAAAATGGGTTTTAGGTAACTTAATTTTTTCATTAGAAGATTTGCATTTTTTTTTTGTTGAAATGTTAGAGATGTAAACTCGCAAAGTCTATTTAATCTCGCGAAGTTGCAAAGCCTTATTTAAGATTAAAAATAAAAAGCTTTGCGACTTCGCGTGAAATTTTAATCCAGAAGAAAAAAATCAGACTTATGCGGTGCGCCCCCTACTCTTCGTAACGGTTTATTTCTCTATCGTAAAAATCATTTGCTTTTTCGATCAAGTTTTCCATTTCAGCATTTAATTCGGCTTCATCAAGATCTTCTGCTTCTTCTAAAAATTCAACTTCATCATCTTTTAAATTGATAATAAATCGAGGATAATCAAGATGAATGATGAAAATATCATCTGGGAAATCAGTATTGTCTCCAAGTAAAAATTTAGGTAATTCCATATTTATTTTTTTATTAATTGTTAATTTATATTTTCGAGCTACAACTTATTTTTTTCTCAAAATTAGCTATTAGAAACCGAGTTTGTAATCAATTTTTTGGTTAAATAATTAAAACGCAAGTAAAGCATGATTGCCGCTGCTGTTAAACCTGCCAAAAGCCCTATCCAAACACCTTGCGCTTTCAATTCAGTATGTTCTCCGAGATAATACGAAATCGGAAAACCAATTACCCAATAAGCCACAAATGTAATATACATTGGAATTTTAACATCTTGCAATCCTCTAAGGGCACCCAAAACAACTACCTGAATTCCGTCAGAAATTTGAAAAACTGCTGCTATCACTAATAATTTTGAAGCAATAGCTATTACTTCTGTATTATCTGTTAGCTGAATCGTGTTTTCCATATTTAGGAACATATTTGGCAAAACCGTATGAAAGACAATGAAAATGATTGCAAAGAAAACCTCCAGAATAATAGCCAGCAAGAAAATGGACCTTGCTACAACAAGAAGCTTTTTATAATCTGTCAAACCTCGCTGATTACTTACACGAATCATTGAAGTCACGCTTAATCCCATTGCAAACATAAAGGTAAGTGAAGCAAGACTCAATGCGATTTGATTGGCCGCTTGACTTGTTTTTCCGATATTTCCACAAAGCCAAATTGAGGCTGTAAACAAAACCACTTCAAAAAGCATTTGCATGGCTGATGGAAATCCGATGCTGATAATTTTTTTGATAGTCTCTTTTTTAATTTCCTCGAAATTAAAGCCTTTGAAAAAACGTTTCAAATCGTCTCTTCGCGAAAGCATAATATGCATAAACATGACCAAAAATATTCTTGAAATTACAGTACCAAGTGCTGCACCAATAATTCCCATTTTTGGAAAAATCCAGATGCCGTAAATCAACATATAATTTATTCCGACGTGAAGGACATTAGCCATTACCATTGCATACATCGAATATTTGGTCAATGACATTCCGTCTGCAAATTGCTTATATCCTTGATACATCACTAACGGAATCAATGAAAAAGCTACCCATCCTAAATACGGTTTTGCTAAAACAATTACATCTGCAGGTTGCTTTAACAATTCCATTATTGATTTTGCACACATAATGACACTAAAAAGAATTATGCCAAGAATGGTGCATAAAAAAAGTCCATGATGAAAAGCCGAACGAATTTTTGTGTCGTTTTTCTCAGCATCGCCTTCAGCTACAATTGGAGTAATTGCTGTAGAAAATCCAATTCCTAAAGACATCGCAATAAAAATCATACTGTTTCCTAATGAAACCGCAGCCAGTTCAGTACTTCCTAATTTCCCAACCATAATATTATCGACAATACCAATTAAAGTATGTCCGACCATTCCTAAAATTACAGGATATGCCAGTTTTAAATTATAGGAAAACTCTTTTGTGTACTGCTTTAAATTCACTTCTATTTTATTTTGTCGGCAAAGATAATCAGAAGCTCTCAATTCTGTCCTATCAATAAAAAGATATCCCATTTTTAAGGCAAAATTAAGCACACCCTAATATTATGTAACGATTTTTAAAAATTATATAACAAGCTCCAAAGCCCTTGATTATACTTTTACAATATTAATAATTCAAATATATAAGCCATGAGAAAAGTACAAATGATATGCCTAGCCGCTTTTGCATTTTTATTCGCCAACACGACTTTCGCCCAAGAAAGTGAAACAAAAAATTACGATCAGGGATTTAGATTAGGTTTCGGTATCAATGGAGGAATTCCAACAGATAACGATTATGACTGGTCACTTGGCGGAGACGTTCGTTTACAATATGATTTGTCAAAAAGAACATCATTGACCTTGACAACGGGATTTACAAATTTATTTATGGGAAAAGATGAACTTGGAAATGACGTAAAAGATCTTGGATTTATTCCGGCAAAAGCAGGGTTTAAAGCCTTTGTGTGGGAAGATCAATTTTATGTTTTAGGCGAAGTTGGTGCCGGTTTTGCTGTGACAAACGGCTATGACAAAACAACTTTTTTATGGGCGCCAGGAATAGGATACGCAAACAAATACATTGATTTGAGCGTACGTTACGAAGATTATCATGATTTCAGAACCAATCAAGTAGCCTTGCGTGTTGCTTATGGTTTTGACTTATAAAAGTTAAGGTTTAATTTATTTTTTTGTTTTTGGTATGAACCCGGCAGATCGCACAGTCTGCCGGGTTTGGTGTTTTATAAAATTCTTAATTCTTAATTCTTAATTCTTAATTCTTAATTCTTAATTCTTAATTCTTAATTCTTAAATATTTTTTATCTGTCAGCGTTTTCATAAAAGCAATCAATTGTTTTTTCTCTTTATCAGATAAATTCAGTTTATCTTCTGGCAAAGTCTGATTTGGAACATCGAAACCTTTTCCTAAACCTCCTCCTTCATTGTAAAAATCAATAACTTCTTCGAGTGTTTTATAAACTCCATTATGCATATATGGTGCTGTAAGTTCAATGTTTCTTATCGTTGGCGTTTTAAACGAATTTTTATGAATGGAAGCTTGCGTGATGACAAATTTGCCCAAATCTCCATCGAGTTTTTTATCTTTATTTGGAACTCCAAGGATTTCACTTTCTGATCGGTCAAAATTTGGCGGCACAGTTCCGTTTGTAAGTGGAATAAAATGACAAGTAGCACATTTTGCTTTTCCTGCAAATAGGTTAAATCCTGCTTTTTCATCAGCTGTAAAAGCAGTTTTGTTTTGCATATAACCATCAAATTTAGAATCATATTTGCTTAATGAACGTATATAGGATGCTAAGGCATTTTTGATTGCAAATTCATTTATTTCTCCTTTCGGAAAAGCTTTTTTGAACGACTTTACATAGGCTGGATTCTTTTGAATTTCCAAAGCCGATTTTTCCAGCGAACCGTGCATTTCGTTTTCATTTTTAATAACGGCAATGGCTTGATCTTCTAGATAACTTACTCTTGAATCAGCAAAAAATACACGTTGAAAAGCAATGTTCGAAAGTGTTGGCGTATTACGTTGCAACATCGATTTTCCGTCTAACGAAACCGCTCTTTCCAATCCGTCAGTAAATGCTTTTTCGGCGTGATGACACGATGCGCATGAGCGCGTATTGTTTCCAGATAAAATGGGATCATTGAATAACTTTTTCCCTAAAGCAATTTTTTCTGGTGTAGTTTTATAATCTGGAAAACCAGAGAAAGCTTCTGGATCAAAAGCATTTTTATCAAATAAAGTCTGAACGGTAACTTTTAAACCACGTTGTTCTTTCATCAGAGAAATTCTCAATTCAGACTGTGTTTTAAAAAGTCCTTTGCTTAGCGGATTCAAAATTTCTTTAATAAAATAAGCACGATCGAAAGCATTAAAATCGGTGTTTGATTTTAGATATTTTTTTCCTTTTTCAAAAATCTGAAGCACTTGTTTCGAATTTGAAACCGATTGATCTTGAAGATAAACACGATAATATTTTTCAATAGTTTCTAAAGAGACTAATGCTTCCGGAAGTGAATTCAAAACTATTGGCGAATCAAATCCCGTAATTCCCAAAGTTATAATTCGGTACACTTCTAATCGCATCGCATCAAAAACATGAGAATCGGTCAATTCATTAGAACTTGAAACTTTTTCCAGTCGAGTTAAGTTTGCTTCCAAAACTCCCAATTCCTGAATCAATTCTTGTTTGTTCGACTTGCTGTATTTCGGAAAAACCAATTCTTCAATAACCTGAAAACCTTCGGGCGGAACCATTACTTTATCATTTTCTTCGAACTCAGGTATTGCTGGACCGTTGATTGCTTTAGAAACTGACGGCGAATAATATTCGCTTAACAATTCGACTTTTTTATAATTTTTATGCGCTTCCAGAAATTGCCTCTGAATTTGAGCTTCGGTCGAATCTTCTTCAACAGAATATTTCAGTTTGGCAACTTTTTCAATAAGTGAAGTAATATCTTTTTGAAACAATTCATTTACTTCCTGATGTTTGCTTTTTTTCTGACAAGAAACAAGAGCCATTAAGAACAGCAAACAATATATTTTTTTCATGATTTTATGATAATTAAAAAAAGGAATATTTAGAAAAACAGAAACCACTACTTCAAAATTGAAATAGTGGAT comes from Flavobacterium sp. KACC 22761 and encodes:
- a CDS encoding cytochrome-c peroxidase, encoding MKKIYCLLFLMALVSCQKKSKHQEVNELFQKDITSLIEKVAKLKYSVEEDSTEAQIQRQFLEAHKNYKKVELLSEYYSPSVSKAINGPAIPEFEENDKVMVPPEGFQVIEELVFPKYSKSNKQELIQELGVLEANLTRLEKVSSSNELTDSHVFDAMRLEVYRIITLGITGFDSPIVLNSLPEALVSLETIEKYYRVYLQDQSVSNSKQVLQIFEKGKKYLKSNTDFNAFDRAYFIKEILNPLSKGLFKTQSELRISLMKEQRGLKVTVQTLFDKNAFDPEAFSGFPDYKTTPEKIALGKKLFNDPILSGNNTRSCASCHHAEKAFTDGLERAVSLDGKSMLQRNTPTLSNIAFQRVFFADSRVSYLEDQAIAVIKNENEMHGSLEKSALEIQKNPAYVKSFKKAFPKGEINEFAIKNALASYIRSLSKYDSKFDGYMQNKTAFTADEKAGFNLFAGKAKCATCHFIPLTNGTVPPNFDRSESEILGVPNKDKKLDGDLGKFVITQASIHKNSFKTPTIRNIELTAPYMHNGVYKTLEEVIDFYNEGGGLGKGFDVPNQTLPEDKLNLSDKEKKQLIAFMKTLTDKKYLRIKN
- a CDS encoding MATE family efflux transporter, whose product is MNLKQYTKEFSYNLKLAYPVILGMVGHTLIGIVDNIMVGKLGSTELAAVSLGNSMIFIAMSLGIGFSTAITPIVAEGDAEKNDTKIRSAFHHGLFLCTILGIILFSVIMCAKSIMELLKQPADVIVLAKPYLGWVAFSLIPLVMYQGYKQFADGMSLTKYSMYAMVMANVLHVGINYMLIYGIWIFPKMGIIGAALGTVISRIFLVMFMHIMLSRRDDLKRFFKGFNFEEIKKETIKKIISIGFPSAMQMLFEVVLFTASIWLCGNIGKTSQAANQIALSLASLTFMFAMGLSVTSMIRVSNQRGLTDYKKLLVVARSIFLLAIILEVFFAIIFIVFHTVLPNMFLNMENTIQLTDNTEVIAIASKLLVIAAVFQISDGIQVVVLGALRGLQDVKIPMYITFVAYWVIGFPISYYLGEHTELKAQGVWIGLLAGLTAAAIMLYLRFNYLTKKLITNSVSNS